A single window of Fimbriimonadaceae bacterium DNA harbors:
- a CDS encoding glycosyltransferase family 2 protein, which produces MIVVTFNSAATIEECLEACIDHGDPIGEIIIVDNASSDDTVARVRALALGRPVQLIQSERNLGYSAGANVGIRASQSEHLLLLNPDAMIWPGTLRRLAVRFEDPQVGAVGPVSNACAGDQYVGFHLPQDARSGLSHDELRIRLQVEMAGRTMLTKLLIGFCLLLRRSVLDKVGLLDEALFLGSDDLDLSWRLTMNGYRLAIARDVYVEHRSGTSFKSLPPKRVQQLLNQSSLAMHQKLMRFYGAGNVPSSSELWGIEILPTRESLGFSDEPE; this is translated from the coding sequence GTGATTGTCGTGACGTTCAATTCAGCCGCAACGATCGAGGAGTGCCTCGAGGCGTGCATCGACCACGGCGACCCGATTGGAGAGATCATCATCGTTGACAACGCGTCCTCGGACGACACCGTGGCCCGGGTCAGGGCGCTGGCATTGGGAAGGCCCGTGCAGTTGATCCAGAGCGAGCGCAATCTGGGTTACTCGGCTGGGGCGAACGTTGGCATTCGGGCGTCTCAGAGCGAGCATCTGCTGCTTCTCAATCCCGACGCCATGATTTGGCCCGGCACGCTCAGGCGCCTTGCGGTGCGCTTTGAAGATCCCCAGGTCGGGGCGGTTGGCCCCGTTTCAAATGCCTGCGCGGGCGATCAGTACGTGGGATTCCACTTGCCCCAGGATGCTCGATCGGGCCTTTCGCACGATGAGTTGCGGATACGACTTCAGGTTGAGATGGCTGGCCGCACCATGCTCACGAAACTTCTCATCGGGTTTTGCCTGCTTCTTCGAAGATCTGTTCTCGACAAGGTTGGCCTCCTGGACGAGGCCCTGTTCTTGGGAAGCGACGATCTCGATCTGTCTTGGCGGCTTACTATGAACGGATACCGCCTCGCCATCGCCCGAGACGTCTACGTTGAGCACCGGTCCGGCACGAGCTTCAAGTCTTTGCCGCCAAAGCGGGTTCAGCAACTGCTGAACCAGAGCTCGCTCGCGATGCACCAGAAGCTCATGCGGTTCTACGGCGCGGGCAACGTGCCCTCGTCTTCTGAGCTGTGGGGTATCGAGATCTTGCCGACGCGGGAGTCGCTCGGGTTCTCCGATGAACCCGAGTGA
- a CDS encoding response regulator transcription factor, which yields MRISLFCLDPVVADGIACLLSRQESFTVVSCSGHLAALSAICEAQQPDLLIFTEEFDDPSSRKMVRSFRDKVKVSTMLLHAQSRQDVGPDYEFDIHQSRWAGPTALFDAIRGLASDVPAGVPTVAPNPVDPDIAHQLRRLSTRERETAHLISQGMPNKQIAEKLGLSEPTIKLYAGRLLRAFECRNRVELALKLRSGDPVHTQES from the coding sequence GTGCGCATCAGTTTGTTTTGCCTTGACCCCGTGGTCGCCGATGGAATCGCCTGCCTGTTGTCTAGGCAGGAGTCCTTCACGGTCGTTTCCTGCTCCGGCCACCTCGCCGCGTTGTCCGCGATCTGCGAGGCTCAACAGCCCGACCTGCTCATATTCACGGAGGAGTTCGACGACCCCTCTAGCCGCAAGATGGTTCGCTCCTTCCGCGACAAGGTCAAAGTGTCGACGATGCTCCTTCATGCGCAATCGCGACAGGACGTCGGGCCCGATTACGAGTTCGACATCCATCAAAGCCGTTGGGCCGGACCGACTGCCCTTTTTGACGCTATTCGAGGGCTCGCCTCCGATGTCCCAGCCGGTGTCCCAACGGTCGCGCCGAATCCGGTGGATCCAGACATCGCCCATCAACTTCGCCGCCTCTCAACCCGCGAGAGGGAGACCGCGCATCTGATCAGCCAAGGAATGCCTAACAAGCAAATCGCCGAGAAACTCGGCCTCAGCGAACCGACCATCAAACTCTATGCGGGCCGGCTGTTGAGAGCATTCGAATGCAGAAACCGAGTCGAGTTGGCGCTCAAGCTCCGTTCGGG